Within Halorussus sp. MSC15.2, the genomic segment CGGTCTCCGACTGGTCCGGGACGACGCCGACGCGCCGGTGCTCGACCGGCGCGTGGAGTTCCCGGCCGACGGGTTCCTGACGGTACGACTGCTCGAACCCGCCGACTACGCGCTGACCGTCCGACCCGGCGGAGGCGGTGGAAGCCCGGGCGAGACGCCCACGGCGACGAGGACTACGGCGGCCGCCGCATCGGTGGGCGAGACCGTCCGGATTCCACGAGCGCAGTTCGACTGCAATCGGTCGCGGACCGACGTGGCGGTGACGGCGGACGGACAGGTGGAGTCGGGGACGGCCACCACCGAAGCGGGTTGTCCGCCCGAGGTGACCGGTCGGACGTTCACCGCGCTCGGCGGCTCCTGCGGGTCGGCCGACGACGCCAGCGTCTCGTTCGCCGACGAGTCGGTGACAGTTGCTGGGTCCATCCGCGCGCCCAACCCCTGCTACGGGGCACAGTTGGCCGACGTGTCGGTCACGTCGGCCGACACCCTCCGAGTCGTGGTGGAGACCACTGAACCGGATGGGGGCGTGTGCGCCCAGTGCGTCGCGAGCGTGGAGTACGAGACCAACCTCGCGTTCCGCGACCGGGTGCCCGAGACCGTCGAGGTGGTCCACCGGCGCGGCGGCGAGACAGAGACGGTGGCGACGGTTTCGCGCGGCGGGTGGACGACGACCGCCGAAGGCACGGTGAGCGGAGTAGGTGGCGTAGCAGTGGCCGAAGACGACGAGTCGAACCACCGAGACCGAACGTAGGAATTGCGATTCTCTTCTTCGGTCGTTCTCTCTATCGAGAAGTTCCGGAGGTCTCTGAGGACCTTTCGCACCGGCCGCGGAGGAACATATTATTTCATGGATTCCTAGAAAGAAATTAGTCGGTGGGGATTCATCTTCCTCGTGCATGTCAGAGCAAACTCAAGACGACGCCACGGACAGTACGACGGGTCGGCGAACGCTACTCCAACTCGCCGCGCTCGCCGGGCTGCCGCTGGCCGCGTCCGACCTCGGACGTGCGGCCACGAGTGGCCACCTCGGCGAGACGTGGACCGGGAGTGAGAACTTGGACATCGACGTCAGTGGCTCCAATCAGGGAGCCATCAACCTGAGTTCCGAAGAAGGGTTCGCGTTGAAGAGCACTCTCACTAGCGCCACCGACTCGACCGGAACCGCTATCTACGGCAATACCGCGTCCGATAGCGGAAAGGCCGTCTGGGCCGAGGCCACCAACGATTCCGGAGATGCGATGGGCGTCTACGGCACCTCGTGGTCACCGAACGGATACGGCGTCTACGGTGACGACGGCGGAGCGGGCGGCTACGGTGTCTACTCCGAGGGCGATATGCACGTCGAAGGCGACTTCACCGCCTCTGGCACCAAGAACTTCGTCCAGACCGTCGAGACGGCCGACGGCGAGAAGCAGGTCGCGTACACCGCCGTCGAGGCCGACCGGGCGCAGACCGAGACGACCGGCGTCGCCGAACTCGAAGACGGTCGCGCGGAGATAGACCTCCCCGAACACTTCGGCATGGTCACGTCGACGAGGAGGACCTCGTCGTCCAACTCACGCCCTACGAAATCGACGTCCCGGGACTCGCGGTTACGGAGCGAACGACCGACCACATCGTCGTGGAATCGCGAGACGGTACCGGCGAGTTCGAGTTCTCCTACACCGTTCGCGGAGTCCGCGAGGGCTACGAGGACACTGCGGTCGTCCGCGACCCCGAGTGACCGACCGACGGACCGGAAGTAACGACCCCCGGAACGGGAGTAATCACCGATTGACACGTCACATCTTTTGCCCGCCACACGTCAACAGAATTTCCGTGCGAGAGCGTTTGCGTCCGTTTTTTAAGGGAGAGGTGTCTACCAGCAGTAGAGATGACTGCGGACGAATACGACACCGGCGAGGGACCCTCGCCGACCACCCGGACGCGGTCCGGTGACATCGTCGCTGGGGGGACGACGGGGAGTCGGCCCGCTCCAGCGACTCTCCCGAACCGAAGTTCTACCACCGAACGACTCCGCTGGACGCCCGACTGCGGTCGAGGTCCCGACGGCAGTTCGGTCGGCAATTCACGAACCACAGGCGAGACGCCCTCTTCTACTCCCAACGAGGCGACTCGCTATGACTGAGCAGTTCGACGTGGCGATTGCGGGTGCCGGTCCGGCGGGCGCGCAGTGCGCCCGAGACTTGGCCGAGCGCGGGTACGACGTGGTCGTCCTCGAAACCGAGTCGGAGGACGAGTTCCCGGCCCAGAGCAACAAGTCCACCGCCGGGACGTTCCCGTCGATGATGGGCGCGTTCGGGATTCCCGACGACGTGGTAATGAACTACACCGACGACGTCGTTCTGGAGTCGCCGAACGAGCACTTCGTCCGGCACCAACCCGGGGCCGTCTTGGAGTTCGCCGACTTCAAGAACTTCCTCGTCGAGGACGGCCGCGAGAGCGGCGCGGAGTACTGGTTCGACGCCCGCGTCTCGAACCCCGTGATGGACGACGGCGAGATAGTCGGCGTGCAGTACGACGGCCAGAACGAAGTGTACGCCGACGTCGTCGTGGACGCGACCGGACCGGCCGCACCGCTGGCCAAGAAACTCGGCGTTACTGACCTCGAACGTAAGAATCAGGCCATCGGCGTCGAGTACGAACTCGAAGGCATCGACGTGGACGCCGAGGGGTACGCCGACCTCACCGACGCGATGATGCTGCGTCTCGACCACGACCTCGCGCCCGGCGGCTACTCGTGGATATTCCACACGGGCGGGGACACCGCGAAGGTCGGTCTCTGTTACATCCAGAACGAGGCCCACCGCGACTACGCGAAGGACGGGATGGGCATCGACGACTACCTCCAATACTGGCTCGACAGCGACCCGCGGTTCGAGAACGCCGAGCGCATCGAGGGCAAACAGCACCGCGGGTCGGCCCACATCCAGATGCCCAGCGGCTTCACCACGGACAACTTCATGGCCATCGGCGACACGGTGCCGACGGTCGACCCGCTCTGGGGCGAGGGCATCTACACCTGCATGAAGTCGGGTCGAGCGGCGGCCGTCACCGCCGACCGGTGTTTCATGGCCAGCGACCGCGACACCTCCGCGGAACGGCTGTCCATCTACGACGACCTCTGGCACGAGCGCGTCGCCCCGAAGATGCGGACGCGCCTGCTGATGACCCGACTGCTGTATCTGGCGTCGAACGAGCGCTACGACACGCTCATGCGGGACCTAAACCGGTTCGACGACGACGTGCTGAACGCCGCCAACGAGGGCGACCTCCGAGCCGTTTCGAAGCTCATCCACCTCGGAGACGCGCCGCTATTGGCTCGCTTCTTCCGGGAACGGTTGATGGAATAGGTCGTTACTCCTCGCCGAACCGGTCTTCGACGGCCTGCCTGTCGATTTTCTGCGGGCCGGACGTGGGCATCTCGTCGACGAACGCCAGATGGCGTGGCCGTTTGAACCGGGCGAGTTTTCCGTCGAGGAACTCGGTGAGTTCCGCCAGCGTCAGCGATTCGTCGCCCTGTACCACCGCCTTCCCGACCTGTCCCCACTGGTCGTCCGGGACCGGAACCACGACGACCTCCTCGACTTTGGGGTGGTCGGCGATTCGGTCCTCGACCGCGGCGGGGTAGACGTTCTCGCCGCCCGAGACGTACATGTTCTTCTTTCGGCCCTCGATGTAGTAGTAGCCGTCCTCGTCGCGCCGGGCCAAGTCGCCGGTCGAGACCCACCCGTCGCCGAACGTCTCCTCGGTCTCCGACTGGTTGCGCCAGTACCCGGCGGCGGCGTGGGGACTCGACAGTTCGAGTTCGCCGATTCCGCCCGCTGGCAGTTCCTCGCCGTCGTCGTTCGACCGTGTCGAACTGCTCGACGAGCGTCGCTCGTCGGCGTCCACGACGCGGGCGTCCACGTGCATCGCGGGCACGCCCACGCTGTCGGCCTTCTCGCGGGGCCAGCCCTCGGGCATCGTGAAGTTGTTCGGGCCGCACTCGGTGAGACCGTACCCCTGCGAGAGGTCCACGCCCCTGTCCCACCACGCCTCCATCACCGACTCGCGGCAGGGGCCGCCGCCCGACTTGGCGAACCGGAGCGCCGAGAGGTCGGTCGTCTCCCAGTCGTCGTGGGTCGCCATCATCCGGAGGACCGCCGGGACCGCCACGAGGACGGTCGCCCCCTCTGACTCCGCGAAGCGGAGGACCTCGCCGGGTTCGAACTCTCGGGCGAGGACGACAGTGCCGCCGAGGTGGAACAGCGGCACGGTGACGACGTTCCAGCCGCCGGTGTGGAACATCGGAAACACCATGGGCGTCACGTCCTCCGGGCGCAGTCCCCACGCCGTGATGGTGTTGAACGAGTTCCACAGAATCGAGCCGTGAGTCAGGACCGTCTCCTTCGGGACGCCGGTCGAACCGCCGGTGTGGAGGAACAGGTGCGGGTCGTCCATCGACAGGTCGGCGGTCTCGACCGGCGAGTCGTCCGCGGGGAGCGCGTCGGCCCACGCCTCCCGGCCGAGGTCGTCTCGCTCGGCGTTCGCGTCGGCGTCCTCGGCGAGAGCGCGACCACCGAGCAGTCGAACTTCCGGGCGTCGTGGGCCAGCACGTCGGCCGCGAGGGCCGCGAAGGGGGCTTCGACCACGAGCAGGGCCGGGTCCACGTCGTTCAGCATCTCGACCAGTTCGCCCGCCGCGAGGCGGTGCGAGAGGGGCGCGAGGACACCGCCGGTCTTCGCGGTGGCGAAGAACAGGTCCACGAGTTCCGGCCGGTTCCGCGAGAGGACCGCCACGCGCTCGCCTTCCGCGACGCCCTCCTCCCGGAGGAGTCGGGCGACGCGATTCGCTCGGCGGTCCAACTCGGCGTACGTGAACCGCTCGCCGGTCGTCGCGTCCACTACCCCGACCGAGTCGGGCGAGAGACTCGCGCGCCTCTCGCTCCACGCGCCGACCCAGTCGTAGGGCCGCTCGTGGTGGCTAAACATCGGCGAGGAACTCCGCGAGGCGGTCGTTGACGGTCTCGGCCTGTTCGATGAAAAAGAGGTGCGACCCGCCCTCGAACCGGGCGAGTTCGGCGCTCGGCAGTCGCTCGTACAGCAGGTCGGCGTTCTCGACGGGAAGCACCCGGTCGTCGGTACCGTGGGCGACGAGTGCGGGTACGTCCACGTCGCCGAGTCGGTCGCTCGAATCGAACGCCACGACCCCGGCGGCCTGCGCGTCGCGGGCGGCGTCGCTCGCATCGCCCGCCAACCGCCAGTCCACGATGTCCGAAATCAGGTCGTCGTTCTCCTCCCAGAACGCGTCGGTCATCGCGGGTTTCATCTTGTGGCGGATGGCCTCGCGTTCGTCCGCGTCCTCGGGCACCGAGAACATCCGAGCCTGCGTCTCCTCGGGAATCTCGACCGCCTCATCGCCGCCGTGGCTGGTGCAGAGCAGACCGAGCGACGCCGCCCGGTCGTAGTCGAGCGCGTACTGCTGGGCTATCATCCCGCCCATGCTCGCGCCGACGACGTGGGCGCGCTCCGCGCCGACCGCCTCGAGGACCGCGTCGAGGTCGCTCGCCATCTCCTCGACGGTGTACGGCCCGTCGGGTTCGTCGGAGTCACCGGTGCCGCGGTTGTCCCAGACCACGACCTGGTAGCCCTCCGCTGCGAGTCGGTCGCGCTGCCAGCGCCACATCCACCGACCGTAACCCAGTCCCTCCACGAGCGCGACGGTTTCGGCGTCACGCCCGCGCTCCTCCTGACTCCCGTCCGAGTCGGGACTGTCGGCCGGGTCGGTGGTCTCGTAGTAGAGCGAGACCCCGTCGTTGTCCGCGTAAGGCATGGCTGAATCCACGGACGAACCCGCCTTCAAATCCCTGTTTCACATGTTAACCCTCGGATTGATTCGCCGGGCGACGCGACCATCTCCCATGCCAGTCGCAACGCCGAACGACACCGCAGAAGCCACCCTGACGGTCACCGAAGACACCATCGACGCCTACGCCGACCTGACGGGCGACGACAACCCAATCCACCGCGACGAGGCGTACGCCGCCGAGACGTTCTTCGGCGGCCGGGTCGCCCACGGGATGCTCTCGGCGGGCGTCGTCAGCGCGGCGCTCGCGGACCTGCCGGGCGACATCGTCTACCTCTCGCAGGATGTGGACTTCGAGAACCCGGTTCGACCGGGACAGACCGTGACCGCGACGGTGACCGTCGAGGAGGAGTTGGGCGACGATAGGCTTCGGGTCGAGACGGTGGCGGAGACCGAAGACGAGCGAGTTCTCTCGGGCGAGGCCGTCGTACTGTCGCTCCCGCACGAGTAGTCGGGGCGAATCGAAATACACTTGTCACGTCAGAATCTCAACCATGCTGTGCCATCTATTCACACTCCATCGTCGGCGCTGGGACTGTTGGCGTGTCTCCTGATAGTGACGGCGACGATTCCGGCGGCGGCCTCCCATCCTCGGGTCAAGTTCTCGAATCCGGGGTACGAGGCCGACGCGGGCGACATCGTCTCGATTCCGGTCGAACTCCGGAGCACGGACTCGGCGACGGTCGTCGTTCGGGGGTACCGCGTTTGGCCCAGTACGACCAAGACGCGAACGTACCTCGCGAACGCGTCCGTCAGCGACGCGAACGGCGACGGCCGCGCGACTCTCCTGCTGGACACCCACGACGTGACGTGGCGCGCCCGCGGCCCGGACGAGGTGAACGTCACCGTCCGTATGGCGTCGGACGGCCCGCTCGACGCGCACCACTACGACCTCTACGGCGTGGTCGAGAACGAGACGGGCTACGACCGCACGAGCGAGTCGAACCTCGACCTCTCCAAACCCGAAGCGGAGTCCCTGAAGACGTGGGTCGGTCCCTCGTCGGTCGAGGTGAGCGCGCAGACGCTCTCCACGTCGGCACCCCCGGCGCGGAACGTCGAGCGGAGTTCGGTCGCGCTCAGAAACGGGACGCTGGTGTTCGACCTCCGAACGTCGGGTCTCGGGGGTGCGGTCGAGTCCGGTCCGAACGCGACGGCCCGGTTCTTCGACGTTCTCGACGGACGGCAGGCGAACCTGAGCGTCGTCCAGACGAACCCGGGACCGTCGCACCCGCCCAAGGAACTCCATCTCGGACCGAACTCGACCCGCGTCGTCGCCGACGGGTTCAACCAGAGCTACTACCTCGCGGTCGACCTCTCGGCGGTGAACGTCACCGGCGGTCCGAACGGTGAACTCCGGCGGGGCGACGAGTACCTCGCTAACTTCTCGCTCCGGAGAGCAAACTCGACGGACTCGAATCGCACGTGGTCCGTGGAGACGAAGTTCGCCGTCGGCGAAGCGGTACGTTCGACGGAGGGTGACGCGCCCGCGGAGACGACCGCCGGGCGGACGGAGACCGAGACGACGACCGAATCGAGTCGGCCGACGACCGCGGAAGCCGAAACGGAACCGACCGACTCCACGACGGACGCGCAGTCGACGGCGACGGCGCGAGGCGGGACGCCAGACGGTATCGTCCCCGGATTCGGTGTCGGCGCGGCGCTGGTCGCACTGCTCGCCGGTCTGGCGTTCGCCGGAAGAAAATAACGGCGCCGCGTTCAGTACGACTTCGCGAAGTAGGCCGTCTCCTCGGCCTCGTCGCCGCAGACGCCGCACTCGTCGCCGATGGGTTCCTCGTCGCGGTCCATCGGGACCATCACGATTTCCGCGGAAATCTCCTCCTTGATGACCTGCTCGCAGGCTTGGTCGCCGCACCACGGCGTCTTGACGTAGCCGCCGTGCTGGCCGATGGTGCCCAGAATCTCGGCGGTCTCGTAGGCCTCGCGGACGTTCTCTTCGAGGTTCTGTTCGGCGGTCTCGTAGAGTTTGTCGGTCACGTCCTCGAAGTGGTCCTCGACGGTCTCGTCGATGTCCTCGCGGTCCTCCACGGTGTCCTCGCCGTCGGGGCGGTGGACGACCGTGACCTCGCGGTCCTCGACCTCGTTGGGACCGATTTCGAGTCGGACGGGGACGCCCTTCAGCTCCCACTCGTTGAACTTGAACCCGGGGTTGCGCTCGTCGCGGTCGTCGAGTTCGACGCGGATGTCCTCGGCTTCGAGGTCGTCGGCCACGCCCTCGGCGTACTCCAGCACTTCGTCGCGGTTGTCCTCGTTCCAGATGGGGACGATGACGACCTGCTCGGGCGCGATTTTCGGGGGCACCACGAGTCCCTGGTCGTCGGAGTGGGTCATGATGAGCGCGCCCAGCGCGCGCCACGAGAGACCCCACGAGGTGGTGTGGGCGACGCGCTCCTCCTCGTCCTCGTCGGTGTAGGTCAGGTCGTAGGCCTCCGCGAAGCCCTGTCCGAGGTAGTGGGAGGTCCCGCCCTGCACGGACTTGCCGTCGGGCATCAGCGCCTCGACGGTCGTGGTGGTGTGCGCGCCGGGGAACTTGTCGTGTTCGGGCTTGCGACCCCGGAGGACCGGGATGGCCAGCACGTCCTCGTAGAGGTTCTGGTACTGGTCGAGGCGGGTCATCGTCTCGTCCCACGCCTCGTCCTCGGACTCGTGGGCGGTGTGGCCCTCCTGCCAGAGGAACTCTTTGGTACGGAAGAACGGCTTGGTCTCGGTGGCCTCCCACCGGATGACGCTACACCACTGGTTCAGTCGCAGGGGCAGGTCGCGGTGGCTCCGGACCCAGTTGCTCATGAACGGCGTGATGATGGACTCGCTGGTGGGCCGGAACGCGAGTCGCTCTTCGAGTTCGTCGTGGCCGCCGTGGGTCACCCACGCCACCTCGGGGTCGAACCCTTCCACGATGTCGCTCTCGCGTTCGAGGTAGCTCTCGGGGATGAGCGCGGGGAAGTAGGCGTTCTGCGCCCCGGTCTGCTTGAACCACTTGTCGAGGTGGTCCTGCACGCCCTCCCAAAGGGCGTACCCGCGGGGCCGGGTGACGATGAACCCGCCCATGGGCGCGTAGTCGGCGAGTTCGGCCTTCTGGACGACCTCCGCGTACCAGTCGCCGGGGTTGTACTCCTTTCGCTCGGTGATGCCGAGTTCCTGCTCGTCGTCGCTCATTGGGTACTGGTTTCTTCGATGCGGTCTTAAAGGCGATGAACCTGTGGTAACTGTTCGGAGGCGGCGGGCGGTCACCAAGCCTCGCGGAGGACCGCCTCCACGTCCTCGGCGCTCGCGTCCAGTCCGGCGGGCGCGCGCTCCATCGGGTGGTCGTCGGCGACGAACGCGGCTATCGCCGGGAGGTCTTCCTCCCGGGTCTCGGGGAGGTCCCGCAGGCGCGTCGGCGCGTCGAGCGCGTCGCGCAACTCAGCGACCGCTTCGACGACGGCGTCGGCCACCTCCTCGTCCGAGCGGTCGGTCGGGTCGATGCCCAGTCCGTTCGCCAGCAGGTCGCGACCGGCGTCCACCTCGCCGAAGAGATACCGGAGGACGTGCGGGACGACGGCCGCGTGGACCGCGCCCTGCTGGACGTCGTACCGGCGGGCGAACCCGTGACCGAAGGCGTGGACCACCGAGACTTTGCGTTCGAGTTGGACGAGCAGCGTCCCGACCACGGCCCGGTCCATCGCCGCAGAGTCCGCGGAGGACTCGCCGACGACTCGGGGGAGCGCGTCGCTCAGCAGGCGGAGTCCGTGAACCGCCGTCGCGTCGCTGACGGGGTTCGCGTCGCGGGCGTACGGCGTCTCGACTCCCTTGTCGAACCCGTTCATCGCCGACCCCGCGAGCGCGCCCGTCGGCGTGGTCTCGAACAGCGCCGGGTCCGCGAAGTCGGCTATCGGCATCGCCGACCCGCGGGCGCTCACCGGTTGGCCCGTCGGCGACTCCGCGGCCGACAAGACCTCCATGGACCCGCCGCTCGACACGTCCGCGCCCGCGAACGTCGTCGGGACGACGACCACCGGCGGTCGCTCGTCGGCCGAGTCCGGCGGCCGGACCTCGCCGTCGCGTGCCTCCTCGCGGAGGTCGTCGAGCGAGCGACCGTCGGGCGCGAACACGCTCGCCTGCCGAGCGACGTCGAGGCTACTGCCGCCGCCGACGCCGACGACCACGTCCGCGTCCGCCTCGCGCATCGCGTCTACGACCTCGAACGCCGACTCGGCCTGTTTCTCCGGCGTGGTCTCGTCGTAGACGCCCGCAAGTCGGTCGCCGAGTCCGTCCTCGATTGGGTCCATGAGGTCGTCGTTGGCCCCGACGTTTGACCCGCAGACGACGAGCGCGCGGTCGAGGTCGTGCTCCCCGAGGTACTCGCCCAGACGGGCCGCGCAGCCGCGGCCGTAGACGATGTCGCACCCGCGGTACTCGTACTCGAAGGCGTCGGCTATCGGAAGCATGGTCCCGAATTACAGCGGCGTCCCAATGAAGGTGGGGCCGCGGCGCTACCGTCGGACCGCGTCCAGTTCCCTCACGCCGGTCTCCACGTCCCACTCGCGCAGTTCGTCGCCCTCGGCGTCGAAGACGAACTCCCCGGCGAACCGCTCGCCGTCGAGCAGGTGCGGAAGCCAGTAGCGGTCGTCCTCCCACATCTCGTCGTAGGGGACCGCGTCGTAGTCGTACCACTCGGGGTCGGCCTCCGGGGACGCCTCGGGCACGCCGTCGAACGCCTCGGCCCGGAAGACGTGGACGAACATCCGGGGGTCCTCGCCGAACACGAACCGGAACTCGCCGACCTTCTCCGGGTCGCGGGGCGTCACGCCGATTTCCTCCTCGACTTCGCGCACGACGCACTCGCCGGGAGTCTCGCCGTCTTCGACCTTCCCGCCGGGACCGACCAGTTTGCCCTCGCCCAGACCGCGCTTCTTCCGGATGAGCAGGACCTCCTCGGCGTCGGGCCGCAGGAGGTAACACAGCGTCGCGGGTTGCATACGCCGAGCGTCGGACCCCTGCGGGTTAGACCTGTCGGAATTTCATCATTCGGACTCGACCCGCCGGTACGGCTAACTCGTCGGCTACCGTCTCCCGGTCCATGACCGACGCGGACGACGAACGAGCCAGACCGGTCGGCATCAACCACGTGGCGCTCGAAGTCGGCGACGTGGACGAGGCCCTCGACTTCTACGAATCGCTCTTCGAACTCGAACTCCGGGGACGAGGCGAGTCGGCGGCCTTCATCGACCTTGGCGACCAGTTCCTCGCGCTCTCGGAGACCGACGACCCCGGCGGTCCCGACGACCACCGCCACTTCGGTCTCGTCGTGGACGACCCCGAGGCCGTCGAGCGACGACTCGAAGCAGCCGACGCCGAGCGCGTCCCCTCCGGAAGCCTCGACTTCCGTGACCCGTGGGGCAATCGCGTGCAGGTCGTGGCCTACGAGGACGTTCAGTTCACCAAGGCCGACCACGTCCTTCGGGGGATGGGCCTTGAAGGACTCGGGAAGTCCGAGTCCGCGCGCTCGGAACTCGCCGAGAAGGGGATGGCCCCCGA encodes:
- a CDS encoding alpha/beta fold hydrolase, producing the protein MPYADNDGVSLYYETTDPADSPDSDGSQEERGRDAETVALVEGLGYGRWMWRWQRDRLAAEGYQVVVWDNRGTGDSDEPDGPYTVEEMASDLDAVLEAVGAERAHVVGASMGGMIAQQYALDYDRAASLGLLCTSHGGDEAVEIPEETQARMFSVPEDADEREAIRHKMKPAMTDAFWEENDDLISDIVDWRLAGDASDAARDAQAAGVVAFDSSDRLGDVDVPALVAHGTDDRVLPVENADLLYERLPSAELARFEGGSHLFFIEQAETVNDRLAEFLADV
- a CDS encoding iron-containing alcohol dehydrogenase family protein, which codes for MLPIADAFEYEYRGCDIVYGRGCAARLGEYLGEHDLDRALVVCGSNVGANDDLMDPIEDGLGDRLAGVYDETTPEKQAESAFEVVDAMREADADVVVGVGGGSSLDVARQASVFAPDGRSLDDLREEARDGEVRPPDSADERPPVVVVPTTFAGADVSSGGSMEVLSAAESPTGQPVSARGSAMPIADFADPALFETTPTGALAGSAMNGFDKGVETPYARDANPVSDATAVHGLRLLSDALPRVVGESSADSAAMDRAVVGTLLVQLERKVSVVHAFGHGFARRYDVQQGAVHAAVVPHVLRYLFGEVDAGRDLLANGLGIDPTDRSDEEVADAVVEAVAELRDALDAPTRLRDLPETREEDLPAIAAFVADDHPMERAPAGLDASAEDVEAVLREAW
- the proS gene encoding proline--tRNA ligase, with translation MSDDEQELGITERKEYNPGDWYAEVVQKAELADYAPMGGFIVTRPRGYALWEGVQDHLDKWFKQTGAQNAYFPALIPESYLERESDIVEGFDPEVAWVTHGGHDELEERLAFRPTSESIITPFMSNWVRSHRDLPLRLNQWCSVIRWEATETKPFFRTKEFLWQEGHTAHESEDEAWDETMTRLDQYQNLYEDVLAIPVLRGRKPEHDKFPGAHTTTTVEALMPDGKSVQGGTSHYLGQGFAEAYDLTYTDEDEEERVAHTTSWGLSWRALGALIMTHSDDQGLVVPPKIAPEQVVIVPIWNEDNRDEVLEYAEGVADDLEAEDIRVELDDRDERNPGFKFNEWELKGVPVRLEIGPNEVEDREVTVVHRPDGEDTVEDREDIDETVEDHFEDVTDKLYETAEQNLEENVREAYETAEILGTIGQHGGYVKTPWCGDQACEQVIKEEISAEIVMVPMDRDEEPIGDECGVCGDEAEETAYFAKSY
- a CDS encoding digeranylgeranylglycerophospholipid reductase, which codes for MTEQFDVAIAGAGPAGAQCARDLAERGYDVVVLETESEDEFPAQSNKSTAGTFPSMMGAFGIPDDVVMNYTDDVVLESPNEHFVRHQPGAVLEFADFKNFLVEDGRESGAEYWFDARVSNPVMDDGEIVGVQYDGQNEVYADVVVDATGPAAPLAKKLGVTDLERKNQAIGVEYELEGIDVDAEGYADLTDAMMLRLDHDLAPGGYSWIFHTGGDTAKVGLCYIQNEAHRDYAKDGMGIDDYLQYWLDSDPRFENAERIEGKQHRGSAHIQMPSGFTTDNFMAIGDTVPTVDPLWGEGIYTCMKSGRAAAVTADRCFMASDRDTSAERLSIYDDLWHERVAPKMRTRLLMTRLLYLASNERYDTLMRDLNRFDDDVLNAANEGDLRAVSKLIHLGDAPLLARFFRERLME
- a CDS encoding 8-oxo-dGTP diphosphatase; its protein translation is MQPATLCYLLRPDAEEVLLIRKKRGLGEGKLVGPGGKVEDGETPGECVVREVEEEIGVTPRDPEKVGEFRFVFGEDPRMFVHVFRAEAFDGVPEASPEADPEWYDYDAVPYDEMWEDDRYWLPHLLDGERFAGEFVFDAEGDELREWDVETGVRELDAVRR
- a CDS encoding MaoC family dehydratase; the protein is MPVATPNDTAEATLTVTEDTIDAYADLTGDDNPIHRDEAYAAETFFGGRVAHGMLSAGVVSAALADLPGDIVYLSQDVDFENPVRPGQTVTATVTVEEELGDDRLRVETVAETEDERVLSGEAVVLSLPHE
- a CDS encoding VOC family protein; this translates as MTDADDERARPVGINHVALEVGDVDEALDFYESLFELELRGRGESAAFIDLGDQFLALSETDDPGGPDDHRHFGLVVDDPEAVERRLEAADAERVPSGSLDFRDPWGNRVQVVAYEDVQFTKADHVLRGMGLEGLGKSESARSELAEKGMAPE